A portion of the Enterobacter sp. SA187 genome contains these proteins:
- a CDS encoding type VI secretion system Vgr family protein, with protein sequence MSIIDQNSTLLNETLNRFRLVIPSCTSKLDVEEFSGREVLSQVYYYTIVFTTPDKDIDASQVLRKPASLTMGIGLLHSLTEDKVVHGIVSDFRRISGSNDEAQYIITLEPFLALLGKQIRTHRFFVNKSVPDVVAQILDEHGFKGWEYEFNLKQNYPKREQINQYQESDLAFIERLLSEVGIFYFFTLQPDTHTEVVHFADKQSAYEFDKTLPLNSPSGMSDNAKESVWGLNIQHNVVQAGVIAKDYNHREAQKVLQSARADMTRRDGADITYGEVYHYKPRHLETGDKNDPSAETANFLARLDHERFLADQTLITGFSTDVTLRPAQVLTVKDDTVPSTLPELLSLPMVVIRTGFMASRKDALKVTLAAVPYSETLCWRPPLKPRPTISGTMMARVTSARADDIYAWQDAAGLYRVKFDADQDDKAQGQESMPVRLAKPYGGDVYGFHFPLIQGTEVAIAFHDGDPDRPYIAHALHDSRHVDHVTEKNNTRNVMRTPANNKFRMEDKRGEEHIKLSTEYGGKTQLNLGHNVDAARGLRGEGAELRTDDWISIRSGKGIFLSADAQPKAQGQMLDMGAALAQLQDALQLVTALAQSAKVSGALEADTSSQRELNRALSQLQSAGLLASAPAGIGLTTPKNIQLSAGHSLTATAGENIDMTIFRKLTVAAGEAISLFAHKMGMKIFAARGKVDIQAQTDAMRLQSDKTMNMNSVNGEIILNAAEGITLTSKGGAYIKIKDGSVEIGAPGRIELKSMNILWGGIASLEQALSPVAVSDPQFHNPMNGSFQIVDEVSKQPKPYIPYRIETEDGQIIRGATDANGYTQAHYGIDPKAITLFFE encoded by the coding sequence ATGAGTATCATTGATCAGAATTCAACTTTGCTTAATGAAACGCTGAACCGCTTTCGACTTGTTATTCCTTCATGTACTTCCAAACTTGATGTGGAGGAATTCAGCGGCCGAGAGGTATTAAGTCAGGTGTATTATTACACTATTGTTTTCACCACACCAGATAAAGATATTGATGCGTCCCAGGTATTGAGAAAACCTGCCAGTCTTACTATGGGCATTGGTCTGTTACACAGCCTAACGGAAGATAAAGTAGTACATGGTATTGTGAGCGACTTTCGTCGGATATCAGGCTCTAACGACGAGGCGCAATATATTATTACTCTGGAGCCCTTCCTGGCATTGCTGGGTAAGCAAATACGTACTCATCGCTTCTTTGTCAATAAATCCGTACCTGACGTAGTGGCACAGATCCTGGATGAGCATGGTTTCAAAGGTTGGGAATACGAATTCAATCTCAAACAAAATTATCCCAAACGTGAGCAGATCAACCAGTATCAGGAAAGCGACCTGGCGTTTATTGAGAGGTTACTTTCTGAGGTAGGCATATTTTATTTTTTTACTTTGCAACCAGATACTCATACCGAAGTTGTTCACTTTGCGGATAAACAGAGTGCCTATGAATTTGATAAAACACTCCCTCTGAACAGCCCGTCGGGAATGAGTGATAACGCAAAGGAGTCGGTGTGGGGGCTGAACATTCAGCATAATGTGGTTCAGGCGGGGGTGATAGCGAAGGATTATAATCATCGCGAAGCGCAGAAAGTGTTGCAGTCCGCCAGAGCGGATATGACGCGCCGCGACGGGGCAGATATAACCTACGGAGAGGTTTATCACTACAAACCACGCCATCTTGAAACCGGCGATAAAAATGATCCATCTGCTGAAACAGCTAATTTCCTGGCTCGTCTTGATCATGAACGCTTTCTGGCAGATCAGACCCTTATTACCGGCTTCAGTACAGATGTAACCTTGCGACCTGCACAGGTATTGACGGTAAAGGACGATACCGTTCCCTCCACATTACCTGAGTTACTGAGCTTACCGATGGTCGTGATACGCACTGGATTTATGGCCAGTCGAAAAGATGCGCTCAAGGTAACGCTTGCCGCAGTGCCTTACAGCGAAACCCTGTGCTGGCGTCCACCGTTAAAACCCCGTCCTACAATAAGCGGTACGATGATGGCAAGAGTCACCAGCGCCAGGGCAGACGACATTTATGCCTGGCAGGATGCAGCCGGACTGTACCGGGTAAAATTTGACGCCGATCAGGACGACAAAGCTCAGGGCCAGGAGAGCATGCCCGTCCGCCTTGCGAAACCCTACGGCGGTGACGTATACGGATTTCACTTCCCGCTAATCCAGGGCACAGAAGTAGCTATTGCATTCCACGATGGTGACCCGGATCGGCCATACATCGCCCATGCCCTGCACGACTCCCGGCACGTCGATCATGTGACAGAAAAGAATAATACACGCAATGTGATGCGTACCCCTGCCAACAATAAGTTCCGCATGGAAGACAAGCGTGGCGAGGAGCATATCAAGCTCAGTACCGAGTATGGCGGTAAAACACAGCTTAATCTCGGGCATAACGTTGATGCCGCGCGTGGTTTGCGTGGTGAAGGAGCGGAACTGCGGACGGATGACTGGATTTCTATTCGTAGTGGCAAAGGCATTTTTCTGAGCGCTGATGCGCAACCTAAAGCGCAGGGGCAGATGTTAGATATGGGGGCGGCTTTAGCGCAGTTACAAGATGCTTTGCAACTTGTTACCGCTCTGGCGCAAAGTGCAAAGGTATCGGGTGCGCTGGAGGCTGATACGTCTTCTCAAAGGGAGCTTAATCGTGCTCTTTCTCAGCTACAGAGTGCAGGGTTGTTGGCATCAGCACCGGCGGGAATTGGTTTAACAACGCCAAAAAATATCCAGCTCTCTGCCGGACATTCCCTGACCGCTACAGCCGGGGAAAATATCGATATGACTATTTTCAGGAAGCTTACGGTAGCCGCAGGTGAAGCCATCAGTCTGTTTGCACATAAAATGGGAATGAAAATATTTGCGGCCAGGGGGAAAGTCGATATTCAGGCGCAAACTGATGCTATGAGATTGCAGTCAGATAAAACGATGAATATGAATAGTGTTAATGGTGAAATTATCCTTAATGCGGCTGAAGGAATAACGCTTACAAGTAAGGGCGGTGCTTACATCAAAATAAAAGACGGATCTGTAGAAATCGGCGCGCCGGGGAGAATAGAGTTGAAAAGCATGAATATTCTCTGGGGAGGAATTGCTTCACTTGAACAAGCTCTCTCTCCTGTTGCGGTAAGCGACCCGCAGTTTCATAACCCAATGAATGGTAGTTTTCAGATTGTTGATGAAGTTAGTAAACAGCCAAAGCCATATATACCATACAGAATTGAAACCGAGGATGGGCAGATTATCCGTGGTGCAACGGATGCAAATGGCTACACGCAGGCACATTATGGCATTGATCCTAAGGCAATAACGTTGTTCTTTGAATAA
- a CDS encoding putative T6SS immunity periplasmic lipoprotein has translation MVKLSKFRSGFLVGGIFLSLSTLTGCPGVGDRMEFDESAEVSVKGKDVCFEVIDPQDYQPVDMAINPRGTLSINKRIIFNPALTVIKGELCIPPSFYDFPDKGQFIVEYTLTSKQKREKSRKVVVVLGVADGKIYNMIPADNEISRPYDELSQ, from the coding sequence ATGGTGAAACTATCAAAATTCCGCTCTGGTTTTTTAGTAGGGGGGATTTTCCTCAGCCTTAGTACACTTACGGGTTGTCCTGGAGTAGGTGACAGGATGGAATTTGATGAAAGCGCAGAGGTCAGTGTTAAAGGCAAGGATGTCTGCTTTGAAGTCATAGATCCGCAAGATTATCAGCCGGTAGATATGGCTATCAATCCGCGAGGGACGCTTTCAATAAATAAAAGAATTATTTTTAATCCTGCCCTGACTGTTATTAAAGGGGAGTTATGTATACCCCCTTCTTTTTATGATTTCCCCGATAAAGGACAATTCATTGTTGAGTATACTTTAACGTCAAAACAAAAGAGAGAAAAATCAAGAAAAGTGGTGGTTGTCTTGGGTGTTGCGGATGGCAAAATCTATAATATGATACCTGCCGATAATGAAATCTCCAGACCTTATGATGAATTAAGTCAATAA
- a CDS encoding type IV secretion protein Rhs — MMNRKNKNEFNEGGVRLLSIGEIKLAKSVFKSTIDYSTVWIHKESYLPFNLQDKKTAMAPNGEIYFRDFYRDDFSLSTDDIQHLFIHEMSHVWQRAKGMHVITRGLISWLVSYRYMLDGRLLSEYPMEQQAQIIADNFTLQTHGYAVWYRLWSNKYPAVTLDGETAEAVVRQKYWEALRGFPW; from the coding sequence ATGATGAATAGGAAAAACAAGAATGAATTTAATGAGGGGGGAGTCCGACTATTGAGTATTGGTGAGATAAAATTGGCTAAATCTGTTTTTAAGTCCACTATAGACTACAGCACCGTGTGGATCCATAAGGAAAGCTATTTACCGTTTAATCTTCAGGATAAAAAAACTGCGATGGCGCCTAATGGTGAAATCTATTTTCGTGATTTTTATAGAGATGATTTCTCTCTGTCCACGGATGATATTCAGCACCTGTTTATTCATGAAATGAGTCACGTATGGCAACGTGCGAAGGGAATGCATGTTATTACAAGAGGCTTGATTAGCTGGCTGGTTTCTTATCGATATATGCTTGACGGTCGGTTGTTGAGTGAGTATCCCATGGAGCAACAGGCACAAATTATTGCGGATAATTTTACTTTGCAAACCCATGGATATGCAGTGTGGTATCGTTTGTGGAGTAATAAATACCCCGCGGTGACGCTTGATGGAGAAACTGCTGAAGCAGTCGTTCGGCAAAAATACTGGGAGGCGTTACGAGGATTCCCATGGTGA
- the tssH gene encoding type VI secretion system ATPase TssH has translation MEHQSAVLLRRINPYCAKALEAAATLCQTRAHAEITIEHWLLKLFEMGEGDITVLARRYEWDMDGIWQSLLGHLDASPRSVQTRPQLSANLEALIKAAWLAASLQDDSPHIRSVHLLEALLSQPGLLSCEGLWPLFSLSKTQIRRLKPLLDAQSDERPELQQQEILDQMPSTLARDVPKNTGISSDNLSEALQAALDKFTLDVTAKARAGQIDPVFGRDNEIRQMVDILSRRRKNNPILVGEPGVGKTALVEGLALRIADGDVPDSLKTVSLRTLDLGLLQAGAGVKGEFEQRLKNVIDAVQNSPWPVLLFIDEAHTIIGAGNQAGGADAANLLKPALARGELRTIAATTWSEYKQYFERDAALERRFQIVKVDEPDDEIACLMLRGLKSRYAQHHGVHITDEAVKAAVSLSRRYITGRQLPDKAVDLLDTASARVRMSLDTLPDTLIRLAAQISALETEKQALLEDIALGSSGSNERLGQIEKSTNELIAQRNVLNIQYLQEKTLTQQLLATRQDISRQAEISSLQQQLTELQNGAPLLSLDVDVRTVATVIADWTGVPLSSLLKDEQTDLLMLESHLSKRVVGQDQALVNMAQRLRAAKTGLTPENGPLGVFLLVGPSGVGKTETALALADSLFGGEKALITINLSEYQEAHTVSQLKGSPPGYVGYGQGGILTEAVRKRPYSVVLLDEVEKAHRDVINLFYQVFDRGFMRDGEGREIDFRNTVILMTANLGSDALMQMLDEQPDARDSQLHELLRPTLRDHFQPALLARFQTLIYRPLTAVALRTIVKMKLDQVASRLRRHYGLSCIIEESLYDTLVAACLLPDTGARNIDSLLNQQILPVLSQQLLQRKAEQVRTENLTLGWNEEAGIVLEFDHGVTE, from the coding sequence ATGGAACATCAGTCAGCAGTCTTGCTTCGTCGTATTAATCCGTACTGCGCTAAAGCGCTGGAAGCCGCAGCCACATTGTGCCAGACACGGGCGCATGCTGAAATTACGATAGAACACTGGCTGTTAAAGCTGTTTGAGATGGGCGAGGGCGATATAACGGTTCTGGCTCGTCGCTACGAGTGGGACATGGACGGTATATGGCAAAGTTTGCTGGGGCATCTGGATGCTTCGCCACGCTCGGTGCAAACTCGTCCGCAATTGTCCGCCAATCTCGAAGCATTGATCAAGGCCGCCTGGCTTGCCGCCTCGTTGCAGGATGATAGCCCGCATATAAGAAGTGTACACCTGCTGGAAGCGCTTCTTTCTCAGCCGGGATTATTGAGCTGTGAAGGGTTATGGCCACTTTTTAGCCTTAGCAAAACTCAAATAAGGCGTCTGAAACCTTTACTCGATGCCCAGTCAGATGAACGTCCGGAACTGCAACAGCAGGAGATTCTGGACCAGATGCCTTCAACTCTTGCGCGTGACGTTCCAAAAAATACGGGGATCTCCTCCGATAATTTAAGCGAAGCATTACAGGCTGCGCTGGATAAATTCACCCTGGACGTAACCGCCAAAGCAAGAGCTGGGCAGATTGATCCGGTATTTGGTCGTGATAATGAAATCCGCCAGATGGTGGATATACTTTCTCGCCGTCGAAAAAATAACCCAATACTGGTTGGCGAACCGGGAGTGGGAAAAACCGCGCTGGTGGAAGGCCTTGCGCTGCGTATTGCTGATGGCGATGTCCCGGATAGCCTGAAAACCGTCAGTTTACGTACCTTAGATCTTGGTCTTTTACAGGCTGGTGCTGGTGTAAAAGGAGAGTTTGAGCAACGTCTGAAAAATGTCATTGATGCGGTTCAAAACTCCCCATGGCCGGTACTGCTATTTATCGACGAAGCCCACACTATCATCGGTGCAGGTAATCAGGCCGGGGGGGCTGATGCAGCAAATTTGCTTAAACCAGCCCTGGCGCGTGGTGAATTGCGCACCATTGCGGCTACCACGTGGAGCGAATATAAACAGTACTTTGAACGCGACGCAGCACTTGAGCGCCGTTTTCAGATAGTCAAAGTGGATGAACCGGATGATGAAATTGCGTGTTTGATGTTACGCGGTTTGAAATCGCGTTATGCGCAACATCATGGTGTTCATATCACTGATGAAGCGGTAAAGGCAGCGGTTAGCCTGTCCCGGCGCTACATCACCGGGCGACAGCTTCCAGATAAAGCTGTCGATCTGCTTGATACCGCATCGGCACGCGTACGCATGAGCCTGGATACCCTTCCGGACACGTTAATCCGGCTTGCGGCACAAATCAGCGCCCTGGAAACAGAAAAGCAAGCATTGCTGGAAGATATTGCATTGGGCAGTAGTGGCTCTAATGAACGGCTGGGACAAATTGAAAAGTCTACGAATGAACTCATCGCGCAACGTAACGTACTAAACATTCAATATCTGCAAGAAAAAACACTCACTCAACAATTGCTTGCAACACGACAGGACATCAGTCGTCAGGCTGAAATTAGCAGTTTGCAACAGCAGCTTACTGAATTACAGAATGGTGCTCCTCTACTTTCGCTGGATGTAGACGTACGTACCGTCGCAACCGTAATTGCTGACTGGACAGGTGTGCCCTTAAGCAGCTTGTTAAAAGATGAGCAGACCGACTTACTCATGCTTGAGAGCCATTTAAGCAAGCGCGTTGTTGGGCAGGATCAAGCACTGGTAAATATGGCGCAGCGTCTGCGGGCAGCGAAAACAGGTCTGACGCCTGAAAATGGCCCGTTGGGGGTGTTTCTGCTTGTGGGGCCGAGTGGGGTGGGTAAAACAGAAACCGCCCTTGCCTTAGCTGACAGCCTGTTTGGTGGTGAGAAAGCGCTGATTACTATTAACCTGTCGGAGTATCAGGAAGCGCACACGGTTAGCCAGTTAAAAGGCTCGCCTCCGGGCTACGTCGGATATGGGCAGGGCGGCATATTAACTGAGGCCGTACGTAAACGCCCTTACAGCGTCGTGTTACTTGATGAGGTTGAAAAAGCACACCGTGACGTAATAAACCTTTTTTATCAGGTTTTTGACCGTGGGTTTATGCGCGATGGCGAAGGGCGTGAAATTGATTTTCGCAATACGGTGATCCTGATGACTGCCAATCTCGGCAGTGATGCATTGATGCAAATGCTGGATGAACAGCCGGATGCGAGAGATAGTCAACTGCACGAGCTGTTGCGCCCAACCCTGCGCGATCACTTCCAGCCTGCGTTGCTGGCGCGCTTTCAAACGTTGATCTATCGTCCCCTTACTGCTGTTGCGCTGCGTACTATCGTGAAAATGAAGCTAGACCAGGTTGCGAGCCGTCTGCGTCGGCATTATGGGCTGTCCTGCATTATTGAAGAAAGCCTTTACGATACGCTGGTCGCCGCCTGCCTGTTGCCGGATACCGGTGCGCGTAATATTGACAGTTTGCTAAACCAGCAAATCCTGCCCGTGCTGAGCCAGCAATTACTGCAACGTAAGGCTGAGCAGGTACGTACCGAAAATCTGACACTGGGGTGGAATGAAGAAGCGGGGATTGTGCTGGAATTTGATCATGGAGTAACTGAATAG
- a CDS encoding Hcp family type VI secretion system effector translates to MAIPIYLWLKDDGGADIKGSVDVKDREGSIEVVAQDHSLYIPTDNNTGKLTGTRIHTPFLFTKEIDSSSPYLYKAVTTGQTLKSAEFKWYRINDAGQEVEYFNTKLENVKLVKVAPKMHDIKDPAMEKHNHLEMIELRYEKITWTYKDGNIIHSDSWNERTTA, encoded by the coding sequence ATGGCAATTCCAATTTATCTTTGGCTTAAAGACGACGGCGGCGCGGATATCAAAGGGTCTGTTGACGTTAAAGATCGTGAAGGCAGCATTGAAGTCGTGGCACAGGATCACAGCCTGTACATTCCTACGGACAACAACACTGGCAAACTGACGGGTACACGCATTCATACCCCCTTCCTGTTTACCAAAGAAATCGATTCCTCCTCTCCGTATCTCTATAAAGCGGTAACAACCGGGCAGACTCTTAAATCCGCCGAATTTAAATGGTATCGCATCAACGACGCGGGTCAGGAAGTTGAATATTTCAACACCAAACTGGAAAACGTCAAGCTGGTGAAAGTCGCACCGAAAATGCATGACATCAAAGATCCTGCGATGGAAAAACATAACCATCTGGAAATGATTGAACTGCGTTACGAAAAAATCACCTGGACCTATAAAGACGGCAACATTATTCATTCCGACTCCTGGAATGAACGTACCACCGCATAA
- a CDS encoding OmpA family protein, with the protein MRRLTQSLLLLTGSALALWLILGFWPLATSSRTALSMAVIIFCTISGYVLWRRDNHHHIAYAHISHIDLPPEDFVGAVVLVCGDTTSLFSPSVSFREARQGWYLAVQLPEHLPALAQHLATERPALIARISVLLALVPEHHQRLDDLTQSLRAWHRAIVQCKAWFSGIPPVWINCWLSPSEPSSQEAERWFTVTPVQMGIHVREAGAGVMPLREWSHLRDSEKSHKRLSTILTVESLLSWFHIHVTNVTGHKQGELPPLIPCVWGCCLTPVQGVENNLWQAHITAITTLRPAITGAVDYLPLPDVLLPYLSRRNGVSRLMQVWQQIGLLFGTFLLFAMLASFLNNQRLVQSIGDHLSLFYRLPPLPPTPKVHAQQQLRADAHLLDEWLRAGAPMRLSLGLYQGMRLIAPLQAAINSWAAPPPVVQKIVQGPRTISLDSLSLFDVGKWQLKAGSTRVLINALVGIKGRPGWLIVVAGHTDDTGDETANQLLSLKRAQSVRDWMRDTGEIPESCFAVQGYGETRPLKTNDTEEGRAANRRVEISLVPQVNACRIPGKKAVSPDVSDTLMQ; encoded by the coding sequence ATGCGTAGATTAACTCAATCATTGCTGCTGCTTACTGGTAGTGCTCTGGCGCTATGGTTGATCCTTGGCTTCTGGCCGCTTGCCACCAGTAGCCGCACTGCGCTCAGTATGGCAGTTATTATCTTCTGTACCATAAGCGGGTATGTACTCTGGCGCAGAGATAACCATCATCACATTGCCTATGCTCATATCAGCCATATCGATTTACCACCTGAAGATTTTGTTGGTGCTGTAGTGTTAGTTTGTGGAGATACTACATCTCTGTTTTCTCCATCCGTATCTTTTCGGGAAGCCCGGCAGGGCTGGTATCTGGCGGTGCAGTTGCCAGAACACTTGCCTGCTCTTGCCCAACATCTTGCAACTGAACGACCAGCACTTATTGCGCGAATTTCTGTGCTGCTCGCACTTGTGCCAGAGCACCATCAGCGACTGGATGATCTCACTCAGTCGCTACGTGCCTGGCACCGGGCCATTGTGCAGTGTAAAGCATGGTTTTCCGGTATTCCTCCTGTCTGGATCAATTGCTGGCTTTCGCCGTCTGAACCTTCCTCGCAAGAGGCAGAACGTTGGTTTACGGTGACACCAGTTCAAATGGGTATTCATGTACGCGAAGCGGGGGCTGGTGTAATGCCTCTGCGTGAATGGAGTCACCTGAGGGATAGTGAAAAGAGTCATAAAAGACTTAGCACCATACTGACGGTAGAAAGCCTTCTAAGTTGGTTTCATATTCACGTCACGAATGTTACAGGACATAAACAAGGTGAACTCCCGCCGCTAATCCCCTGTGTTTGGGGGTGCTGCTTAACACCTGTTCAAGGAGTAGAGAATAACCTGTGGCAGGCACACATCACAGCCATAACCACCCTTCGGCCTGCAATAACCGGGGCTGTGGATTACCTCCCGTTGCCAGATGTTTTGCTACCGTATCTTTCTCGTCGAAATGGCGTGTCCCGCCTGATGCAAGTCTGGCAACAGATTGGTCTACTTTTTGGAACATTTTTGTTATTCGCGATGCTGGCTTCGTTTCTTAATAACCAGCGCCTGGTCCAGAGCATTGGGGATCACTTGTCACTTTTTTACCGCCTTCCTCCGTTACCTCCTACACCTAAAGTTCATGCACAGCAGCAACTGCGTGCAGATGCTCATTTGCTGGATGAATGGTTAAGAGCGGGAGCGCCGATGCGTCTGTCGCTGGGTCTATACCAGGGAATGCGATTGATAGCCCCTTTACAAGCTGCAATCAACAGCTGGGCAGCACCGCCTCCAGTAGTCCAGAAAATCGTACAGGGGCCCAGGACGATAAGTCTGGACAGCCTGTCGTTGTTTGACGTCGGGAAATGGCAACTCAAAGCTGGCTCCACCAGAGTATTGATCAACGCATTGGTGGGGATAAAAGGCCGTCCAGGTTGGTTAATTGTTGTGGCGGGGCATACCGATGATACCGGAGATGAAACTGCTAATCAGCTTTTGTCGCTTAAGAGAGCACAGTCGGTACGTGACTGGATGCGGGATACGGGTGAGATCCCTGAAAGCTGTTTTGCCGTCCAGGGCTATGGCGAAACACGGCCCCTGAAAACTAACGACACGGAAGAAGGCCGGGCAGCCAACCGCCGCGTCGAAATCAGTCTGGTTCCACAGGTAAACGCCTGCCGGATACCAGGGAAAAAAGCAGTGTCACCGGATGTAAGTGACACCTTAATGCAATAA
- the tssL gene encoding type VI secretion system protein TssL, short form yields MNKINTSVVDAIFYPCWLMVSQLRSGEEIKDGEALYRRACEWVDKAREALTQAGFSDASCNHMLYTQCALLDESVMNRPHQDSGSAKWLKDPLQARYFNTLNAGEELWERIRTVLQEPAPDIAVLTCFYRALTLGFVGRYRQQGDERREDVVRRLSHQVPPFTMAQETPIVSRSMSLRSGRKVYWFSWGAGIMILVALWLMLRSELTQMVSNLAGMQ; encoded by the coding sequence ATGAACAAAATAAATACATCTGTTGTTGATGCGATTTTTTACCCCTGCTGGCTGATGGTCAGCCAACTACGCAGCGGAGAGGAAATTAAAGATGGTGAAGCGCTTTATCGGCGTGCTTGTGAGTGGGTTGATAAGGCACGTGAAGCACTAACTCAGGCTGGTTTTAGCGACGCCAGTTGTAATCATATGCTTTATACGCAGTGTGCACTACTTGATGAAAGCGTGATGAATCGTCCGCACCAGGATAGTGGTTCTGCAAAATGGCTTAAAGATCCGTTGCAAGCTCGCTATTTCAACACGCTTAACGCCGGAGAAGAACTATGGGAGCGGATCCGTACTGTATTACAGGAGCCAGCACCTGACATTGCTGTGCTGACCTGTTTTTATCGCGCGCTCACATTAGGTTTTGTAGGTCGTTACCGGCAGCAAGGAGACGAACGTCGGGAGGATGTGGTACGTAGGCTGAGTCACCAAGTACCACCATTTACCATGGCTCAGGAAACGCCAATTGTATCCAGATCCATGAGTTTACGCTCCGGGCGCAAAGTTTACTGGTTCTCGTGGGGGGCCGGGATCATGATTTTGGTGGCACTGTGGTTGATGCTTCGCAGTGAACTTACGCAGATGGTCTCGAACCTGGCTGGGATGCAATGA
- the tssK gene encoding type VI secretion system baseplate subunit TssK — MKIYRPLWTDGAFLAPQQFQQQARWDAYVTDAVAHMALAHPWGVVEADFDRGSLALSRLNALRLKVRFPDGTVIDTELADNLPPVCDLSSVADRDNIEVVLALPLLSANGGNLDDGQDSARPRRWRQEWVTVQELSGHERTELAVLRHAVTLRFAHQDNSAYLICPVVRLIRNVQGQWELDDNFIPPMLSLSASKTVFTELGDLLHRLQARRRRLMEMRRESNERMADFAVADVSLFWLLNALNSAEPVLNELYQSPSRHPELFYRELVRLAGSLLTFSLEYKAEVIPAYQHNSPEQVFPPLFNLLDSLLEASLPSRVIAIELSLNGQFWTGSLHDARLREGADFYLSVRSNIANHLLQTQFPLLCKAGSYEDVSDVVNVALSGVVMKPLTHVPAAIPLRLENQYFALDLNSAAGQAMLDSGNCAFYTPGSLGEVKLELFVVLRS, encoded by the coding sequence ATGAAAATTTATCGTCCGCTATGGACTGACGGGGCCTTTCTGGCCCCACAACAGTTTCAACAGCAGGCTCGCTGGGATGCTTACGTGACTGATGCTGTCGCCCATATGGCACTGGCGCATCCATGGGGTGTGGTTGAGGCAGATTTTGATCGCGGATCGCTGGCTTTATCTCGCCTGAATGCATTGCGTCTGAAAGTGCGTTTTCCTGATGGCACTGTAATTGATACTGAACTCGCGGATAACTTACCCCCCGTCTGTGATTTATCTTCCGTGGCTGATCGTGACAACATAGAGGTGGTGCTGGCATTACCGTTGCTTTCAGCAAATGGCGGAAACCTTGACGATGGACAGGACAGCGCGCGTCCTCGCCGCTGGCGGCAGGAATGGGTGACGGTACAGGAACTTTCCGGTCATGAGCGCACTGAACTTGCTGTTTTACGGCATGCCGTTACGTTGCGCTTTGCACATCAGGATAACAGTGCCTATCTCATTTGTCCTGTTGTGCGCCTTATCCGTAACGTTCAGGGACAGTGGGAACTGGATGATAATTTCATACCGCCAATGCTTTCTCTGTCAGCAAGCAAAACCGTATTTACCGAGCTGGGGGATTTACTCCATCGGCTCCAGGCTCGACGTCGTCGTCTGATGGAGATGCGGCGTGAAAGTAATGAAAGGATGGCCGATTTTGCCGTCGCTGACGTGTCGCTATTCTGGTTACTGAATGCATTAAATAGCGCCGAACCAGTGCTAAATGAGCTTTATCAATCACCCTCTCGTCATCCTGAACTTTTCTACCGTGAACTCGTACGGCTTGCAGGTAGTTTGTTAACTTTTTCACTTGAGTATAAGGCGGAGGTTATCCCGGCCTATCAGCACAATAGTCCGGAGCAGGTTTTCCCACCGTTGTTTAACTTGTTGGACTCTCTACTTGAAGCCAGCCTACCTTCTCGTGTGATTGCAATAGAACTGAGCCTTAATGGCCAGTTCTGGACAGGCTCTTTACATGATGCCCGGCTCCGTGAGGGGGCTGATTTCTACCTTTCGGTCCGCTCAAATATCGCTAACCACCTTTTGCAAACTCAATTTCCATTGTTGTGTAAGGCTGGTAGCTACGAAGACGTCTCAGATGTGGTTAACGTTGCACTTAGCGGGGTAGTCATGAAGCCTCTAACCCACGTGCCTGCTGCAATTCCATTACGCCTGGAAAACCAATATTTCGCACTTGATCTTAATAGCGCCGCTGGTCAGGCCATGCTGGATTCAGGTAACTGCGCCTTTTACACGCCAGGTTCTCTGGGAGAAGTAAAACTTGAACTGTTTGTGGTGCTGCGCTCATGA